CTCCGATGGCCGGTCGCCCGGCCGTAATTTGTGATCTGTCATTTTATTCCTCCTAACAGCAGCCGCCTGGCGGCTTATCCGTCTCAGCGCCGCCGCCATCGCACGTTTCCGGGCCGCCCCTCAGCGCCGCCTTGATCATCGCCGCAGCGCACCCGACGCCACTTTCGACTTCTATCGCGGTGGTCGGGCAGTTCAGGTAGCAGGCTCCGCACTCCATGCAGGCCTCCTTATTGGCCAGCACCACAGCCTTATCACTGAAGGCAAAGACGGCGTGGGGGCAGACCTTTGTGCACATGCCGCAGCTTGTGCACTCTTCGGGGTCGAACTTTAATGTATTTTCTTTA
This genomic stretch from Methanocella sp. harbors:
- the hgcB gene encoding mercury methylation ferredoxin HgcB — protein: MFNSYKENTLKFDPEECTSCGMCTKVCPHAVFAFSDKAVVLANKEACMECGACYLNCPTTAIEVESGVGCAAAMIKAALRGGPETCDGGGAETDKPPGGCC